Genomic DNA from Streptomyces sp. GS7:
CTGACGCGGGTCCATGCGGCGTTCAACGCAGCTCACGAGGCATACGGCACTACCGTCCCCCAGGCCTAGGCAGTGACGGTGCGGCCCTCCTTGGTGGCGCGATGTCGTACTGCCGGTGCGAGATGGGGACGGCGAGCGGTGTCGCCGTCACCTCGTAGGTGAAGCGCCGACAGGGGTCGGCTTCGGTGACACGGCAGCGTGTGGCCCACCGGCGCAGGTTCCGCCGCGGTGGCCGATCGGCCACCGCGGCGGGGCGTGTAGCGGTCAGGTGGTCAAGCCGAGGGCGGTCAGGCGTGAGGGGTCGGTGAGGATGTCCAGTGCGGTGATCCGGCCGTCCCGGATGGTGAACGACATGACCGACAGCGGTCGGCCTTCGGCGAAGGACACCACCCCGGGTGTGCCGTTGACCAGTACCAGGCGGGCGTCGGCCGCGAAGCGGGCGAAGGTGATCGCCTGGGACGCCACGTCGGCCGCGCCGCGCCGCAGAACGCTCGGGACGAGCGTGCCGCCGTCGGAGCGCGCCACCACCTCGGGGTCGAGGACGGTCAGCAGCGCCTCGAAGTCACCGCCGCGGGAGGCGGTCAGGAACGCGTTGACGACCTGGCGCTTGCGCGTGGTGTCCGGGTCGGCGGGCGGGGCGGCGTCTTGGACGCGGCGGCGGGCGCGGCTGGCGAGCTGCCGGGTGGAGGCGGAGGTCCGGCCCAGGACGGGCGCGATCTCGTCGAAGGGCACGTCGAACATGTCGTGCAGGACGAACGCCAGCCGCTCGGCGGGGGAAAGGGTCTCCAGCACGATCATGAGGGCGATGCCGACCGAGTCCGCGACCAAGATCTCCTGCTCGGGGTTGACCGTGGCCAGGCCGCTGACGACGGGATCCGGTATCCGGGCCTGTTCTTCCTGCTCGGGGAGAGGGTCCTCGCGGCGCGAGGTGCGGGAGCGCAGCATGTCCAGGCAGACCCGGCCGACGACCGTGGTGAGCCAGGCCCCGAGGTTCTTCACGTCACTCACGTCGGTGCGGCTGAGCTTGAGCCACGCCTCCTGGACGGCGTCCTCGGACTCGGCGAGCGACCCCAGCATCCGGTAGGCCACCGAACGCAGTTGGGGCCGCTCCGCCTCGAAACGCTGGGCCAGAAGAATTTCTTCGCTCACCTGTCACATCCTCGCGTCGGGATCCGTCGGTCCAGTGACGGACGCTAACCGATGAAGAGGAAACACCATGTTGAACGCCGCCATCACGACCACCGCCCGCATGAAGAACCCCGCGATGGTTCTGCCGGACGCCATGAAGGGCATCCAGAACATCTACAAGGCCATGTACCAGGGCGGCGTCGCGCCGCAGATCCTGGAACTGGTCCACCTGCGGGCCAGTCAGATCAACGGCTGTAGTGCCTGCGTGTTCGCCGGCGTGGCGGGCGCCAGGAAGCACGGGGAGACCGACGAGCGGCTGCACGCGGTGGCCGCCTGGCGCGAGGCCCCGTTCTTCACCGGCGAAGAGCGTGCCGCCCTGGCGCTGACCGAGGCCGCCACCCGGATCGCCGACCGCTCCGGCAAGGCCGTCCCCGACGCGATCTGGGACGAGGCAGCGGACCACTTCAACGAGGAGCAGCTCTCCGCGATCATCCTGATGATCGGCCTCACCAACTTCTTCAACCGCCTCAACACCACGATCGAGGAGCCGGCCGGCACCTCCTGGAACTGATCCTCATACACGGCCGAGGCGCTACGCCGGGGGCGGGACAGCTCCCCGATGGCCATCGCGCTTGGCTTCGGCACCGAGCCAC
This window encodes:
- a CDS encoding sigma-70 family RNA polymerase sigma factor, producing MSEEILLAQRFEAERPQLRSVAYRMLGSLAESEDAVQEAWLKLSRTDVSDVKNLGAWLTTVVGRVCLDMLRSRTSRREDPLPEQEEQARIPDPVVSGLATVNPEQEILVADSVGIALMIVLETLSPAERLAFVLHDMFDVPFDEIAPVLGRTSASTRQLASRARRRVQDAAPPADPDTTRKRQVVNAFLTASRGGDFEALLTVLDPEVVARSDGGTLVPSVLRRGAADVASQAITFARFAADARLVLVNGTPGVVSFAEGRPLSVMSFTIRDGRITALDILTDPSRLTALGLTT
- a CDS encoding carboxymuconolactone decarboxylase family protein; this encodes MLNAAITTTARMKNPAMVLPDAMKGIQNIYKAMYQGGVAPQILELVHLRASQINGCSACVFAGVAGARKHGETDERLHAVAAWREAPFFTGEERAALALTEAATRIADRSGKAVPDAIWDEAADHFNEEQLSAIILMIGLTNFFNRLNTTIEEPAGTSWN